One window of Canis lupus baileyi chromosome 21, mCanLup2.hap1, whole genome shotgun sequence genomic DNA carries:
- the LOC140612455 gene encoding SLC35A4 upstream open reading frame protein-like: protein MFHRLSRNKWSLSCISCSKRQGLATSLPGKMADDKDSLPKLKDLVFLKNQLEKKKKKKKKNQLECLQQRVEEVSSGVSQEGSLLSSPFLKGFLAGYVVAKLRASAVLGFAVGTCTGIYAAQAYAVPNVEKTLRDYLQSLRKGSD, encoded by the coding sequence ATGTTCCACAGACTTTCAAGGAACAAATGGTCCCTATCATGTATCAGTTGTTCCAAAAGACAAGGACTGGCAACAAGTTTGCCGGGGAAGATGGCAGATGACAAGGATTCTCTGCCCAAGCTTAAGGACCTGGTATTTCTCAAGAaccagctggaaaaaaaaaaaaaaaaaaaaaaaaagaaccagctggAATGCCTGCAGCAGCGTGTGGAAGAAGTCAGCAGTGGTGTGAGCCAGGAGGGCTCGCTCTTGTCCTCCCCATTCCTCAAGGGCTTCTTAGCCGGCTATGTGGTGGCCAAACTGAGGGCATCAGCAGTATTAGGCTTTGCTGTGGGTACCTGCACTGGCATCTATGCAGCTCAGGCATATGCTGTGCCGAATGTGGAGAAGACATTGAGGGACTATCTTCAGTCATTGCGAAAGGGGTCTGACTAG